Part of the Burkholderia sp. FERM BP-3421 genome, CGTGCGCGCATGCGCCGGGTCGTTGTTCGCCTTGACCGAGCCGGCCCACGGATCATTCGGGTTGGGCGACCACAGGCTCGTGCAGTTGTAGCCGGAAATCGCACCGATGCCCTGCTGGCAGATCTTGCCGGTGTCGGTGGCGACCGTGTACGAATCGCGCTTGCCCCATTCGCGCGACAGCTCGATCCCGGTCGTGAAGCTGTGCTTGAACGGGCCGGTGCGGAATTCGCCGAACAGTTCGGTCTGGTTCGCGATGCTGTTGATCGCGCTGTTGCGGTTGTTGTTGCGGCGCCAGACCTTGCCGTTGATCACGTTGCCCTGGCTGTCGTCGGGTTGGGTCCAGATGTAGTCCTGGGTCGATTCGGTGTAGCGCGTGGTGTTGCGCAGCGTCAGCGACGGCGTGATGTCGTGCTCGATCCGCACCGTCGTGATGTCCGAGGTGGTCTTGCGGAAGTCGCGGTTGACCAGGCCGTAGAAGTTGTGGCGGTCGACCGGGGCGGGGTAGATCGTGTCGACGTTCGCGGGCTTGTTGCCGGTCGTGTAGAAGTACGGGATGCCGCCGTCGGGCAGATCGTCGGTCGACAGGTGGTAGTAGCTCGCGGTGACGCGGGTCGCCGTGCCGAGGCCGAACGCGACCGACGGGGCAACGCCCCAGCGCTCGTTGTTCACCGCATCGCGGCCGGCCACGTCGTTGTTGTGGCTCATCAGGTTCAGGCGGAACGCCGCGTGTTCGGAGAACTGCCAGTTGCCGTCCGCCGTGAAGCGCCGGTAGCGGTCGGTGCCGAGGCCCGCGCTGCCCGCCGCGGTGGTGCCGAGGTGCGGCATCTTGGTGACGGTGTTGATGCTGCCGCCCGCGCCGCCGCGGCCGCCGAACGCGCCGTCGGAGCCGCGCGTGACCTCGATGGTCTCGGTGTTGAAGATCTCGCGCGTGGTCGCGCCGGCATCGCGCATGCCGTCGACGAACATGCTGCCCTGCGTGTCGTAGCCGCGCAGGAACGGGCGATCGCCAAGCGGATTACCGCCTTCACCCGCGCCGAACGTGATGCCGGGCACGGTGCGCAGCGCCTCGGCCAGGGTCGTCGCGCCGGTGCTGCGGATCAGTTCCTGTGGAATCACGGTGACCGATTTCGGCGTATCGACGAGCGGCGCGGTGAACTTGATCGACGACGCGGTATCCGCCTTGAAGCCGTGGTCGGCCTGGCCTTTCACCTGGATCGGCGCGAGATGGTTTTCTGCGGTGGCGGGCGGCGCGGCATCCTGGGCGAATGCCGGCGTGGCGGCGAGCACGCCGCAAAGCGTGGTGAACTGGCCGAGCTTGCGCTCGTCGATACGCGACTTCATGAACGGTTATTCCTTGTGCCGGAGCGTGATGGAAAGGCCGCCGTGTTGCGCTTGGCGACCTCGTCACATTTATTACAGATTGTTTTCGATGGGCATTCTAGTGAATAACTTCATGAATGAGAAGCGTTCTTGTTACGTATTCTTGAACAAATCTCAAATTCGCAGCCAAATTGACGCAACGTCGGCGAAAAATGCGGGGCTCGATTCAGACGGGCAAGGCGGCGCGCGGCCGCGACGGCCGGCGTGGAACGGCGCCGGGCAGGGGGCCCGGCGCCGATGTGTAACAGATGGGAGGCTTAGTCGACGCCGTGGAACACCGCGTCCTCGGGGCCGAGGTACGCGGGCGGGCGCCACGCGGCGTCGCGCATCGAATGCGGCACCTGGTGCTCGACGCCCAGCAGCACCGCGAAGATCGCCATCCGCACCGGAATGCCGTTGTCGGTCTGGCGGAAGATCGCGAGGCGCGGGTCGCGGTTCAGGTCGGTCGACAGGTCGTTCGCGCCGGGTCGGCTGTCGCGCGGCAGCGGGTGCATGATCAGCGTGTCGGGGCCGCACACCGCGTCGACGAGCGCCTGGTTGATCTGGAAATCCGGGGTGTAGCCCTCGAACGATTCGTCGGTGAAGCGCTCCTTCTGGATCCGCGTCGCGTAGACGACGTCCGCGCCCGCGAGGCCCTTCGCGAGGTCCTGGGTCTGTTCGACCACGTGGCCGTGGCGCGAGATCTGGTCGAGGATGTAGGCCGGCATCTCCAGCATCGGCGGCGACACCAGCGTGAACTTCAGGCCGCGATACAGCGCGAGCAGCTTGACGAGCGAGTGGACGGTGCGGCCGTATTTCAGGTCGCCGACGAGCGCGATGTGCGCGCCGTCGACGATCTTGCCGAGCCGCGAGAACTCGCGCTGGATCGTGTACAGGTCGAGCAGCGCCTGGCTCGGATGCTCGCCGGGGCCGTCGCCGCCGTTGATCACGGGCAGGTTGATCGCGCGCGCGAACTCGGCCACGGAGCCTTGCTCGGGATGGCGGATCACGAGCGCGTCGACGTAGCCCGCCATCACGCGGCTCGTGTCGTAGATCGATTCACCCTTCGCCATCGACGAGAACGTGAAGCCGGTGGTGTCGCACACCGAGCCGCCGAGCCGGCAGAATGCCGCGCCGAACGACACGCGCGTGCGCGTGCTGGCCTCGAAGAACAGGTTGCCGAGCACCGCGCCTTCCAGCACCCGCGAGATCTTGTGGCGGCGGGCGATCGGCTGCATCACGTCGGCGACGCGGAACAGCGCCTCGACCGAGTCGCGCGAGAACTGGTCGACCGACAGCAGCTGCGGCTTGCCCTCGAACAGGAATTGGTGCGATGCGCTCTGGGAATCTACGCTTTGCGTATATCCGTCGGCCGGGGCGGCGTGGGTGACGATTTCCGACACGAAGCGCTCGACGATCTCCGGCATGCTGCGCGATTCCTGCGAATCGTCGGGCAAGAGCCACGTGTCGAGGGCGCGTCGGCTGACGCCGATACGGTTCGCGAACGCTTCGCGGGTCATGTTGAGGCGGCGCATCGCGTCGCGGAGGAACGCTTGTTGAGGGACGGTCATCGGATGGCCTTCGGTGATGAAATATACGCGGTGCGTATATTAGGTCGGCGCCGGCCAAAGTCAAGAGAAACGTGTCCCCCAGGGGGCATGTGCGCGCTTCACCACGTTCGCTGTGCAATCGGATGCAGCGGCGCGACGGGTCCGTATAATCGGGACCGGTCCCCGCCCGATTGCGCGGCGGCATGCGTCGACGGCTCGCGGGCGCGAGCCCTTCTTTCCAAGGAGATTGCGAATGACTCGCTCGATTGCTGCAGTACTGCTGATCCTCACCGCCGCGCTCGCCGGCTGCAATACGATCGCCGGCGCCGGCCAGGACATCTCGAAGGGGGGCCAGGCGATTTCGGATACGGCCGAAAAGGCGAAGTAAGTCCGGCTGTTCGAAGCGCCGCATCACGGGCCCGCTTGCGCGGGCCCGTTTTCATTTGGGGAGGCGGGTCTTGCCGCTCAGGCGCGCACGATCGTCGCGCCCGCCGCGACGAGCGACTCGACGTGCGCCGCATCCGCGTCGCGCTCGACCACGATCGAGGTCGCGAGCGACAGGGCGCCGATCTGGTATTGCGAGGCCGCGTTGAGCTTGTCGGCGGACGCGAGCACGATGGTTTCCGCCGCGTGCGACGCCAGCGCGCGCTTCATGTAGGCCTCCTCCAGGTCGCCGGTGCTGAGCCCCGCGCGCGGGTGCACGCCCGTCACGCCCATGAAGTAGAGATCGGCGCGGATGGCCGAGAGCGCCTCGAGCGCGGCCGCGCCGACCGTGACGATCGAATGCTTGAAGAGCCGCCCGCCGATCACGATCACCTCGACGCCCGGATGCGCGACCAGCTCGACCGCGACGCTCGGGCTGTGCGTGACGACCGTGGCTTTCAGCGCGGGCGGCAACTGGCGCGCGAGTTCGACGGCGGTGGTGCCGCCGTCGAGGATCACCACCTGACCGTCCCCGATCAGGCGCGCGGCGGCTTGCGCGAGCGCGCGCTTGCCGTCGGATTCGAGCGGCACGCGCCGCGCGTAGTCGGCGTCGGCGGCCGACGCGGGCAGCGCGCCGCCGTGCACGCGCTGCAGCTTGCCTTCGGCGGCCAGCTCGCGCAGGTCGCGCCGGATCGTATCCTCGGATACGCCGAAGGTTTCGCTCAACTGCTTGGCCAGCACCTGGCCGTCACGCCGCAGCGCGGTGAGGATCGCGGTTTTTCTCTGGTCGGTGAGCATCGGTTGGGCTTGCACGAAAATTCTTGTTTTTGCATGAATCTGCACGATACCATCGGGTCTCGATTTCGACAACGGAGACGAACGATGACCCCGACCGCCGAGCGCGTGCGCATCCTGAAGACCGAGGTGCTGTCCGACGATTGGTACGTGCTCAAGAAGACCACCTTCGATTTCCTGCGTCGCGACCAGGTGTGGCAGCGACAGAGCCGGGAAACCTACGATCGCGGCAACGGCGCGACGATCCTGCTGCGCGACCGCGCGCGCGACACCGTGCTGCTGGTGCGGCAGTTCCGCTTGCCGGCGTTCGTCAACGGGCACGACGGGATGCTGCTGGAGGCGCCGGCCGGGCTGCTCGACCGCGCGACGCCGGATGCACGCATCCGCGAGGAGGTCGAAGAGGAGACGGGGTATCGCGTCGAACGGGTGGAGAAGGTGTTCGAGGCGTTCATGAGCCCCGGATCGGTGACCGAGAAGCTGTTCTTCTTCGTCGCCGACTACGACGCGGGCGCCAAGGTCGGCGGCGGCGGCGGCGTCGAGGCGGAGGGCGAGGATATCGAAGTGGTCGAACTGACGCTCGACGAGGCGCTCGCGATGGTCGGGCGCGGCGAGATCGTCGATGGCAAGACCATCATGCTGCTGCAGTACGCGGCGCTGGCGCGGCGCGCGCGGACGCTGGGCGAGGTGCGCGGCTGAGCACGCGGGCGGCGGCGCGGGGTGTCCGGGGCGGCGGCGGGACGGACGGCCGGCCAGTGCGTGACGATGTCGGGTGGCGGGACGTGGGGCCCGGTGTTCGCGCTGCCGGGTCGTCGCACGTAGCCGGCACGCCTGTCGGGTGCGTGCCGGCCGGGCCTCATTGGGCATCGGGCGTCGCCGGGCGGCAGCCGTGCTCCGGGTGGGCGGCCGCATCGGGCGGGCGGGCATTGCCGCGGTGGGCCTTTCCGGTCCGGCGCGGCAGCGCGCCCATCATGACGCCCGCCAGCACGAGCGACAGGCCGGCCATGCGCGCGGCGCCCAGCGGCTCGGCGAATGCGAGCGCGGCCAGCACCACGGCCGACGCCGGCGCGAGGGCGGTGAACAGGGCGGCTTCGGTGCCGCTCGTGCGCGCGGAGCCCGCGTACCACAGCAGATAGCCGAGTACGGTCGGCACCAGCGCGTAGTACGTGATCGCGGCCAGTGCGCCGAGGCTCGGCGCGATGTGCATCGCGCGCCATTCGAAGGCGGCCGGCACGAGCGACAGCGCGAGACCGAGGCCCGCCATCGTCGTCGACAGCGCGAGTGGCGCGAGCGCTTGCGTGAGGCGGCGGTTCAGCAGGATGAACACGGCTTCGCACGCGACCGCCGCCAGCACCAGGAGATCACCCGCGAGCGCGCGCCACGACCATGACGCGCTGCTGTCGAGCGTCACGGCCAGCGCGCCCGCGGTGGCGAGCGCGGCCGCGCACCAGTCGCGCGGAGTCTGGCGTTCGCCGAGCAGCAGCGCGGCGCACAGGGTCGACATCGCGGGCAGGGTGCCGAGCATGATGCCGGCATCGATGGCGGACGACAGATGCGTGCCGGCGATCAGCAGCACCGTGTAGCCGACCGCGCCGGCGGCGGCCTGCGCGAGCAGCAGCAGGCGGTCGCGTCGCGCGGGGCGCGGCCATGCTGTGCGGCGCAAGCGCATCAGCATACAGAACAGCGGCAGGGCGATCGCGAATCGCAGCGCGGTGGCGGTGAAGGGAGGGAGGCTGTCGCCCGCGAGGCGGCTCGCGACGACGGTGCTGCCCACGCCGAGCATCGCGAGCGACAGGTAGAGGTATCCGACATATCTTGAGTTCATGGCCGCGATCGTGCGCCGTGGATGCGCGGGCGTCTTGAACGGAATTGCGGAGGGGCGGGCGTGCGTCGCCCGCGGCCCGGCATCGTCAGCCATGACGAGTAGACGCAGGACATGGCGGTTCGCATTCGCCACCAGCCAGCCAAAGGCGCGGGAAGGCTTCGCGAAGGCGCGACCGTTTGGGACCGCGCTCCATCGCCAGGCGCGCCGTTTCCGGGCGACGTTTCTGAATTCCATCTGCGCCGAGTGGGGCGCCATGGGCCGCATCCACCGCGCAAACTATATTCAATAGCGCCTTGTTTGGTGGCTTGGCGCGCTTTCATTTTGCGTGGATTAAGGTATTTTAATTCAAGGTGGGGGATTCCATCCTTGGTCAGGTTTTTCGATATTTAAAGATTTTTGAGTTTTGAATATATTTTTTGAAGTGATTGATTGATATTTTTATGGGTTGAGTTGTTGGCTGGTGGATGGTGGGCAGGAGGTGAACGCAGTGCCTCGCTTGGGTGGGCTGTCCGGGCAAGGGGGCACATCAGGCGCTGGGGGGTATTCTGAACGAGCAAGTCAATTATTTTGACATTGATTGCTGCGTGAGAGGGTATCGGATTTCTGAATTTTCGATTTTTATATCTAATGAATTGTAAATTTATCCGATAACTGTCAGTGATGACGATGGTTTGCCGGAGCGGGTGGGGTACTGTTTCGGCCGGAAAGCTTGAGGGGGGGCTTTCTGAATATGAGTGCGAAGTGTGGGCTGCGGGAATGGTCAGTTTTTTGGAGGGGTAATGATTAATATATCGAATAATCGAAGATTGGCGTGCGTTATCTTGTCATCCGCGTTGGGAATGAGCCTCGCCGGTTGCGGCGGCGATGACGGTAGTGGTGCGCCATCCACGTTGACTGGGCAGTCGGCGGCGGTCAATGACGGCAGAAGCGCGATTGCCGCAACCCCTGATCAAGGCGCTGACAATAGCGCGCCATCGAGCAACGGGGCTGCCCAAGGCGGCGCCGCCGAGATATTGGGAGCCGCGGTCGATCTCGCATCGATCAACAAGACGGCAACGGCACTGGCCAAGCAAATGTCGCAAAGCCAGATGATGCAGATGTTGGGTACGCAGAATCCGCACGGGTGGGCGGGTTATATCACCGGCGTACCCAGTCTCGGGATACCCGATCTCATCATCAATGATTCGACCACCGGCGTTGGCGACTGGGCAGGCGCGATCGGGACGAATTTCCCATCGTCGATAGCGGTGGCCGCCAGCTGGGATCCGAATATCAGCTACCTTAACGGCGGTGAAATCGCCAGGCAGCTGCGTAGTTACGGCATCGGCCTGGGCCTGGGAGCGGGCGTCAACATGGTGCGTGATCCCAGGTATGGGCGAATATTCGAGTTCTTCGGCGAAGACCCTCTCCTGAGCGGCGTCATGCTCCGGCGGCGCACGGAAGCATCGCAGGACAATCATGTCATTGCCACGGCCAAGCATTTCGTCGGCAACGATCAGGAAACCAATCGCGTTGGCGTAGGGATGTCGTCAACCGGACAAGCATTGCCCGGAGGCAATTCCCAAATCGATGAGCGGACGCTGCGGGAACACTATCTCAAGCCGTTCGAGATCGCGATCAAGGGGCCCAATCCGCCCGGAAGCGTCATGTGCGCTTACAACTCCATCAATAATTTCCAAGCTTGCGAAAATAAGGCACTGTTGACCGACGTGCTGAAAACCGAATGGGGTTTCAACGGTCAGGTCGAGTCGGACTGGGACTCAACCGCCGCTCAGAATGTGATCGCGGCCATGAATGCCGGGACGGACGAGAAGGAAAGCAGCGTGAACTTGTCGCTCGTCGGCACTGCGTTGACCAGCGGAACGCTTTTGCCCGCTCGCCTCTTCAATATGGCAAAGCGCAAACTTTTCGCCATGATCCAGGCGGGGCTCGTTACCGCGCCTGGAGCCCCGGGGGAGATGACATTCGGGAAATTATTCGAGGCGGAGTATGGCGTGCTCTCTGGCGGCGCAACGAGCGCGTCCAACCATGCGGGCTACACGGGCGCCGGGTTCGTTGCCGGCCTTGACCCGGTCGGATCCCAGGTCGCCGCTACCTTGGCGGGGGTCCCGGCACAAGGACAATATAGTTTGCAGGTGCGTTACGCGAACACGACGGGCAACGACGGCCGGACCACGACGCGGACGATGGACGTGCTGGTCGATGGAGTCAGTGCCGGCCACCTCAGCTTGCCGGTAACAGGAAGCTGGAATACCTGGAAAGTCGTGGCCATGCCGCTTCAACTCGCTCCCGGGAACCACAGCGTGGTGCTTGCACACGATTCCAGCGCGAGTGGGACGGTCAACATCGACAGCTTCGCGGTGACACCGAGCAACGCTGATTTTCCGCCGGCGGCAATTCCGAGTGCGGGCCCCATCGATTTCGCGGCAGGACTCAACGTCGCCCAGACGGTTGCCGAGCAATCGATGGTTCTGCTCAAGAATTCGACGGCGTCGACGTCTTCAAGCAAGTTGCTCCCGCTTGATCCGACCAAGTCGCTCAAAATCGCGGTGATTGGCGGCGAGGCCGACCTGGCCATACTGGGTGGCGGCGGATCGGGAGGGACGGGCGCGGGCCAGCTTGGCTCATTCGGCGGCGTGACGACACTCGTCAACAGCAATTCCGGGAACGCGTCGACGGGATTGGAAACCTACAGTAAGGCCTGGAAGAAAATCCGGACGCCGATCGTGGCGGCCATCAAACAGGTCGCGCCCGGCGCGACTGTGACTTACGCGGGCTATAGCTCCGATCCGACCACGAATCCCTTCAGGAACTACACCCAGGCCGAGGTCAACAATGCTGTCGCCACGGCCAGGAACGCGGATGTCGCCATTGTCGTCGTGACGCAGATCGCCGGTGAGCAGATTGATCTGCCCAGTTTGACGCTGGCGAATCCGGCCAATCAGGATGGCCTTGTACAACAGATCGCGGCAGTCAATCCGAGGACGATCGTCGTTGTCGAAAGCGGCAATCCTGTGCTCATGCCTTGGAAAGATCAGGTGCCCGCCATCGTCGAGGCCTGGTATCCAGGCGAAGGCGGCGGCATGGCTCTGGCCAATATCCTGTTCGGCAAGGTCAATCCTTCCGGCAAACTTCCGCTGACCTTCCCTGCCCGCGAAAATCAGACGCCGACGGGCGGCGGTACATTCTCGAACAATCCGATCTATAAGGAAGGTCTGAACGTCGGCTACGCCTGGTATGACAGTCGTGGCGAGTCGCCGCTCTTTGAATTCGGATTCGGCCTGTCTTATACGACCTTTGCCTATTCGGGGCTCGCGGTCAGTGCGGCCGCCGACGGCACCAAGACCGTGAGGTTCTCGGTGACGAACACCGGATCCATGGACGGACAGGAAGTCGCTCAGGTCTACATGGCATTTCCGAGCGGCTTCGGTGAGCCGCCCAAGCGTCTGGTGAACTGGGCCAAGGTGGCGCTCAAGGCGGGCGAAACCAGGAACGTCGCCGTTGTCGTCCCGCCGGACAGGCAAAGCTATTGGGATACCGGTGCCCACAAATGGGTTTATATGCCAAATGGTTCCGTGCTGGTCGGGGCCTCATCGAGAGATATCCGCTTATCCCGTTGAAGGGGCGGCACGTCGTGGTGACCGTCTTCTGAAGACGCCGGATCGACACATCCGCTCCAGCCGCTCATCGACCTGATTGCGATTGAACCGGCTGGAGCCGCATCGTGCGATAGGTATTCGCTTGCTGGGTTGTGGTCGATCCTGCGGATCTCGGGTGACTGATAGATGGACCATTGACCGGCAGGCATTGAACGTTCAGGTATCGGCCGATCGCGAATCGCGGCGCGACGCCGCGATTCGCGCAGATTGCCGGGAAATCCGGTTGGTCACAGCCTGCTCCCTGGTCGGCATTTCGCGAACGAGCCGGCAGGGGTCGACAGCGGCTCAGTACTGCGAAGTATTTGGCGGATCGACGCGTGTTGAAACAGCGCGCCGGACACGACATTCAACCATTGGATGAATGGCAGGCACTTCAGGCGCTGGAGCGCTTCGCATCACGCTCACGAGGAGGGGCAATGCAACGCATGAATCAACTGGAATACCGCGCGAAACAGCAGCGGATCCTTCAGTGGCGGCGACTGGCCGTGCTGTCCACGCTGTCCGCGGCGCTGCTCGCGGGCGGCTGCAACGGCGACGGGTCCGGCGAGGGCGGATCCGTCGCCGGCAACACGCTCGCCTCGCCGGCCGACAGCACGACAGCGACCGGTTCGCCGGGCGCCGTCGCGCCGGGCGCCGTCGCATCGGGCGCGGTCGCATCGGGCGCCGTTGGCGCCTGGGACGGCAAGACCTTCCAGATCGATCGGCCCAACGTCGTTGCCCGATCGAACATCGTGCTGAGCCAGCCGAACCTGGCCGCCAGCCAGGCGATGCCGCTCGGCAACGGGCGCCTCGGTGTCGCGCTGTGGTCGGCGAACGGCCTGACGGCCCAGCTCAATCGTGCCGATACCTTGCCGAAACGCTACTCGCCGGGGCAGGTCGTCATTCCGGGGTTGTCCGCGCTGACCGGCGCCGCCGACTACACCGGCCGCCTCGATCTGTACAACGGCGAGTTTCGCGAGAGCGGCGGCGGCATGACCGCGACCGCCTACGTCCAGCCCGACACCGATGCGCTGGTGATCGATGTCACGGGCGCCAATCCCGCCCAGCCACAGACCGCGATCCTGAAGCTGTGGTCGCCGCGCACGCCGTCCGCGACGCTCAGCGGGAATGCCGTCGGCGTGCTCTCGCAGTCGTGGACCGACGGTGTCAAGGGCGACGTCAAAGGGAGTTCGGGGCGGACCTTCGGTGCGCTCTCGGCGATCACGGCGCAGGGCCGTCATGTCACGGCGTCGGTCACGGACCCGCTGACGGTGACGGTGACTTTCACGCCGAACGCCGACGGAACCTTCCGCATTGTCGCGGGCGCGCCCCACTATGACGGCAGCCAGCCGATCGCGGCGCTGGCGGCCGCCAGCGTGGCGGATACCTTGCCGAGCGCGCACGTCAGCGCCTGGAACGACTTCTGGTCGCGGGCCGGGCTGATCAAGCTGACGTCGTCCGACGGTAGCGGCGAGTACATGGAAAATCTGAGGAACATCTACCTGTATTCGTCCGCCGCCGAAAACAAGGATGTTTATCCGGGCTCCCAGGCAGGCGTGGCGAGTCTGTTCTCGTCGGCTCAGGACGCGCATCAGTGGGACCCCGCCGCGTATTGGCACTGGAATCTGCGGATGCAGGTCGCGGCGAACCTGTCCGCTGGACTGCCCGACCTCAATGCGCCGTACTTCAATCTCTATCAGAGCAATCTCGCCGACATCGAGCAATGGACCACAGCCAACATGGGGGGGCGGTCGGGCATATGCGTGCCCGAAACGATGCGCTTCAACGGCCAGGGAATCGAAGAGGCGAATGGCGCCGTGGTCGGACTGGATTGCAGCGCAGGTTCCGCTCCTTTCTACAATGCCCGTACGCTGTCGACGGGGGCCGAGGTGTCGCACTTCATCTGGACACAATATCTCGCCACCAATGACCGGAGTTTCCTCGCCAAGCACTATCCGCTGATGGAGGCGGCTGCCCGCTTCATGCTTGCTTACCAAAGTGCCGGCACCGACAAGCTGCTCCACACATCGCCGACCAACGCGCATGAAACGCAATGGGACGTGAAGGATTCGACGACCGATCTCGCCGCCATCCGCACGCTCTATGCCGACACGCTGAGCGCGGGGCGGGTGCTGAACCAGGTTCCCGGGCAAGCCGTCGATGCGGTGCTCGCGGCGAAAATGAACGCGGCGCTGCCGCAGACCCCCGATTACCCGCGCACCCAGGCATCGGGATCACTGACGCTGTTGTCCGCCGCCGCGGATGCGGCGGGCGCCGACGTTATCGCGATGTCCTATCAGCCGGCGGCCGCCGCGCGTAATTCCGAGAACATCGGTCTCGAACCGGTTTGGCCATACGACCAGATCGGCGATGCGTCGCCGCTTTATACGCTGGCGAAGCGTACCTATATCAATCGTCCGAACAAGACGCAGAACGATTGGAGCTTCGATCCGATCCATGCGGCGCGACTGAGCCTGCCGGCCGAGGTGAAAAGCACGCTGGCGACGCTGACGGGCAATTACCAGAAATTCCCCAGCGGCTTCGCGAAATTCGTCGGCGACGAACCCTATGTCGAACAGATCGGCGTGGTCGCGACGACGCTCGCGGAGTCGCTGGTCCA contains:
- a CDS encoding TonB-dependent receptor, which codes for MKSRIDERKLGQFTTLCGVLAATPAFAQDAAPPATAENHLAPIQVKGQADHGFKADTASSIKFTAPLVDTPKSVTVIPQELIRSTGATTLAEALRTVPGITFGAGEGGNPLGDRPFLRGYDTQGSMFVDGMRDAGATTREIFNTETIEVTRGSDGAFGGRGGAGGSINTVTKMPHLGTTAAGSAGLGTDRYRRFTADGNWQFSEHAAFRLNLMSHNNDVAGRDAVNNERWGVAPSVAFGLGTATRVTASYYHLSTDDLPDGGIPYFYTTGNKPANVDTIYPAPVDRHNFYGLVNRDFRKTTSDITTVRIEHDITPSLTLRNTTRYTESTQDYIWTQPDDSQGNVINGKVWRRNNNRNSAINSIANQTELFGEFRTGPFKHSFTTGIELSREWGKRDSYTVATDTGKICQQGIGAISGYNCTSLWSPNPNDPWAGSVKANNDPAHARTVTKSIYGFDTVELTPRWLVNGGVRIDDYSTRFTDTRANGSKTYTRDDTLVNWQLGLVFKPTQSSSIYASYATSSTPAGMMLGEGSETQSLTPGRGGVGSNADQMSPEKNRSIELGTKWNVLNDKLALTAALFQIDTTNARVTLPNNQYAMVGNKRVQGLELGIAGQLTRAWQVYGGYTYLKSELRDNGKNTADDGNQFPNTPKHSFTLWTNYDVTPKFTVGGGAFYMSKVFGDTANLRAVPSYWRFDAMAQYQINKKFDVQLNVQNLFNRSYFDQAYPAHYASIAPGRSAYVTLNARY
- a CDS encoding aspartate carbamoyltransferase; the encoded protein is MTVPQQAFLRDAMRRLNMTREAFANRIGVSRRALDTWLLPDDSQESRSMPEIVERFVSEIVTHAAPADGYTQSVDSQSASHQFLFEGKPQLLSVDQFSRDSVEALFRVADVMQPIARRHKISRVLEGAVLGNLFFEASTRTRVSFGAAFCRLGGSVCDTTGFTFSSMAKGESIYDTSRVMAGYVDALVIRHPEQGSVAEFARAINLPVINGGDGPGEHPSQALLDLYTIQREFSRLGKIVDGAHIALVGDLKYGRTVHSLVKLLALYRGLKFTLVSPPMLEMPAYILDQISRHGHVVEQTQDLAKGLAGADVVYATRIQKERFTDESFEGYTPDFQINQALVDAVCGPDTLIMHPLPRDSRPGANDLSTDLNRDPRLAIFRQTDNGIPVRMAIFAVLLGVEHQVPHSMRDAAWRPPAYLGPEDAVFHGVD
- a CDS encoding entericidin A/B family lipoprotein, whose protein sequence is MTRSIAAVLLILTAALAGCNTIAGAGQDISKGGQAISDTAEKAK
- a CDS encoding DeoR/GlpR family DNA-binding transcription regulator, yielding MLTDQRKTAILTALRRDGQVLAKQLSETFGVSEDTIRRDLRELAAEGKLQRVHGGALPASAADADYARRVPLESDGKRALAQAAARLIGDGQVVILDGGTTAVELARQLPPALKATVVTHSPSVAVELVAHPGVEVIVIGGRLFKHSIVTVGAAALEALSAIRADLYFMGVTGVHPRAGLSTGDLEEAYMKRALASHAAETIVLASADKLNAASQYQIGALSLATSIVVERDADAAHVESLVAAGATIVRA
- a CDS encoding NUDIX domain-containing protein, with product MTPTAERVRILKTEVLSDDWYVLKKTTFDFLRRDQVWQRQSRETYDRGNGATILLRDRARDTVLLVRQFRLPAFVNGHDGMLLEAPAGLLDRATPDARIREEVEEETGYRVERVEKVFEAFMSPGSVTEKLFFFVADYDAGAKVGGGGGVEAEGEDIEVVELTLDEALAMVGRGEIVDGKTIMLLQYAALARRARTLGEVRG
- a CDS encoding DMT family transporter, with product MNSRYVGYLYLSLAMLGVGSTVVASRLAGDSLPPFTATALRFAIALPLFCMLMRLRRTAWPRPARRDRLLLLAQAAAGAVGYTVLLIAGTHLSSAIDAGIMLGTLPAMSTLCAALLLGERQTPRDWCAAALATAGALAVTLDSSASWSWRALAGDLLVLAAVACEAVFILLNRRLTQALAPLALSTTMAGLGLALSLVPAAFEWRAMHIAPSLGALAAITYYALVPTVLGYLLWYAGSARTSGTEAALFTALAPASAVVLAALAFAEPLGAARMAGLSLVLAGVMMGALPRRTGKAHRGNARPPDAAAHPEHGCRPATPDAQ
- a CDS encoding beta-glucosidase — its product is MSLAGCGGDDGSGAPSTLTGQSAAVNDGRSAIAATPDQGADNSAPSSNGAAQGGAAEILGAAVDLASINKTATALAKQMSQSQMMQMLGTQNPHGWAGYITGVPSLGIPDLIINDSTTGVGDWAGAIGTNFPSSIAVAASWDPNISYLNGGEIARQLRSYGIGLGLGAGVNMVRDPRYGRIFEFFGEDPLLSGVMLRRRTEASQDNHVIATAKHFVGNDQETNRVGVGMSSTGQALPGGNSQIDERTLREHYLKPFEIAIKGPNPPGSVMCAYNSINNFQACENKALLTDVLKTEWGFNGQVESDWDSTAAQNVIAAMNAGTDEKESSVNLSLVGTALTSGTLLPARLFNMAKRKLFAMIQAGLVTAPGAPGEMTFGKLFEAEYGVLSGGATSASNHAGYTGAGFVAGLDPVGSQVAATLAGVPAQGQYSLQVRYANTTGNDGRTTTRTMDVLVDGVSAGHLSLPVTGSWNTWKVVAMPLQLAPGNHSVVLAHDSSASGTVNIDSFAVTPSNADFPPAAIPSAGPIDFAAGLNVAQTVAEQSMVLLKNSTASTSSSKLLPLDPTKSLKIAVIGGEADLAILGGGGSGGTGAGQLGSFGGVTTLVNSNSGNASTGLETYSKAWKKIRTPIVAAIKQVAPGATVTYAGYSSDPTTNPFRNYTQAEVNNAVATARNADVAIVVVTQIAGEQIDLPSLTLANPANQDGLVQQIAAVNPRTIVVVESGNPVLMPWKDQVPAIVEAWYPGEGGGMALANILFGKVNPSGKLPLTFPARENQTPTGGGTFSNNPIYKEGLNVGYAWYDSRGESPLFEFGFGLSYTTFAYSGLAVSAAADGTKTVRFSVTNTGSMDGQEVAQVYMAFPSGFGEPPKRLVNWAKVALKAGETRNVAVVVPPDRQSYWDTGAHKWVYMPNGSVLVGASSRDIRLSR